A DNA window from Malus domestica chromosome 12, GDT2T_hap1 contains the following coding sequences:
- the LOC103433953 gene encoding glycerol-3-phosphate dehydrogenase [NAD(+)] GPDHC1, cytosolic: protein MVGSIEAVNRNLYSNGSVQNFNALEEKLDELRIRLGKANGDPLRIVGVGAGAWGSVFAAVLQDSYGQFRDKVQIRIWRRPGRAVDRATAEHLFEVINSREDVLRRLIRRCAYLKYVEARLGDRTLYADEILKDGFCLNMIDTPLCPLKVVTSLQEAVWDADIVVNGLPSTETKEVFEEISNYWKERITDPIIISLAKGIEAALEPLPHIITPTRIIHRATGVPIENILYLGGPNIASEIYNKEYANARICGAEKWRKPLAKFLRQPHFIVWDNSDLVTHEVMGGLKNVYAIGAGMVAALTKESATSKSVYFAHCTSEMIFITHLLAEEPEKLAGPLLADTYVTLLKGRNAWYGQMLAKGELNRDMGENISGKGMIQGVSAVKAFYELLSQSSLNVLHPEENKPVAPVELCPILKTLYKILITREQSSQAILQALRDENLNDPRERIEIAQSHVFYRPSLLGQPLTSFRLQDKVVI from the exons ATGGTGGGGAGCATTGAGGCTGTGAATCGTAATTTATACTCGAACGGATCTGTTCAGAACTTTAATGCATTGGAGGAGAAGCTTGACGAGCTCCGAATCCGCCTTGGAAAGGCTAATGGTGATCCTTTGAGAATTGTTGGTGTCGGTGCGGGTGCATGGGGCAGTGTTTTTGCTGCTGTGTTGCAGGATAGCTATGGTCAATTTCGAGACAAGGTTCAGATAAGGATATGGAGAAGACCGGGAAGAGCTGTTGATAGAGCCACAGCTGAACATCTTTTTGAAGTGATCAACTCGAGGGAGGATGTGTTGAGGAGGTTGATCCGGCGTTGTGCGTATTTGAAATATGTGGAGGCAAGGCTGGGGGATCGAACTCTTTATGCCGATGAGATTTTAAAAGATGGATTTTGTTTGAACATGATCGATACCCCTCTGTGTCCTTTGAAGGTTGTAACCAGTTTACAGGAGGCTGTTTGGGATGCTGATATTGTGGTGAATGGCTTGCCATCAACGGAAACAAAAGAGGTGTTTGAAGAGATAAGTAATTATTGGAAGGAAAGAATCACAGATCCTATTATCATCTCTTTGGCGAAAGGTATTGAGGCTGCACTGGAACCTCTCCCGCATATCATAACTCCCACGCGAATTATTCATCGGGCGA CTGGTGTACCTATAGAGAACATACTTTATCTGGGTGGCCCAAACATTGCCTCAGAAATCTACAACAAGGAATATGCTAATGCTCGAATATGCGGAGCTGAGAAGTGGAGAAAACCTCTTGCAAAATTCTTAAGGCAACCCCATTTTATTGTCTGGGACAATAGTGATCTTGTTACACATGAAGTCATGGGTGGCTTAAAGAATGTCTATGCCATCGGAGCAG GGATGGTAGCAGCTCTCACAAAGGAAAGTGCTACCAGCAAATCTGTATACTTTGCACATTGTACCTCGGAGATGATATTTATCACTCATTTGCTGGCGGAAGAGCCCGAGAAACTTGCAGGGCCTTTGCTGGCTGACACATATGTAACCTTGTTGAAAGGTCGCAATGCGTGGTATGGGCAAATGTTAGCCAAAGGAGAACTAAACCGGGATATGGGTGAAAACATCAGTGGCAAGGGAATGATTCAG GGTGTCTCTGCAGTCAAAGCATTTTATGAACTTCTCAGTCAGTCGAGCCTAAATGTGTTGCATCCTGAGGAAAACAAGCCTGTTGCTCCCGTAGAGCTCTGCCCCATCTTGAAGACactatataaaatattgataacAAG GGAGCAATCATCACAAGCTATTCTTCAAGCGTTGAGGGATGAAAACTTGAACGATCCCAGGGAACGCATTGAGATTGCACAGAGCCATGTCTTCTATAGGCCTTCCCTTCTCGGACAGCCTTTGACTAGTTTCCGGTTGCAAGATAAAGTGGTAATATAA
- the LOC103408545 gene encoding S-formylglutathione hydrolase-like isoform X1 yields METKPNEISRSKMFGGYNKRYKHFSLTLGCSMTFHIYFPPSPSLSHRFPVLYWLSGLTCTDENFITKSGAQCVASSEGVALIAPDTSPRGLSIEGEADSWDFGVGARFYLNATQEKWKNWRMYDYVVKELPQLLNEIFSQLDTSRASISGHSMGGHGALTIYLKNLDKYKSVSAFAPIVNPANCPWGQKAFSNYLGGNKTDWEEYDATSLVKKFNDVSATILIDQDN; encoded by the exons atggagacgAAGCCGAATGAGATCAGCCGCTCGAAGATGTTCGGAGGGTACAACAAGAGGTACAAGCATTTCAGCCTTACGCTCGGCTGCTCCATGACCTTCCACATCTActttcctccttctccttccctttcccACCGATTCCCT GTACTTTACTGGCTCTCTGGCCTTACCTGCACAGATGAGAATTTTATAACTAAATCAGGAGCTCAATGTGTTGCCTCAAGTGAGGGTGTTGCTCTGATTGCCCCTGATACATCTCCAA GAGGCTTGTCTATAGAAGGAGAGGCGGATAGCTGGGATTTTGGTGTAG GTGCTAGATTTTATCTCAACGCTACTCAAGAGAAATGGAAGAACTGGCGCATGTACGACTATGTTGTCAAGGAGTTGCCACAGCTTCTGAATGAAATTTTTTCACAGCTTGATACATCGCGGGCATCTATATCTGGTCATTCTATGGGTGGGCACGGTGCTTTGACAATTTACCTGAAAAACCTGGATAAATATAAG TCGGTATCTGCCTTTGCACCCATTGTGAATCCTGCAAACTGTCCATGGGGCCAGAAAGCTTTCTCAAATTATCTAGGTGGTAATAAAACCGATTGGGAA GAATATGATGCCACTTCCCTTGTTAAGAAGTTTAATGATGTGTCAGCTACCATTTTAATTGATCAA GACAATTGA
- the LOC103408545 gene encoding S-formylglutathione hydrolase-like isoform X2, whose product METKPNEISRSKMFGGYNKRYKHFSLTLGCSMTFHIYFPPSPSLSHRFPVLYWLSGLTCTDENFITKSGAQCVASSEGVALIAPDTSPRGLSIEGEADSWDFGVGARFYLNATQEKWKNWRMYDYVVKELPQLLNEIFSQLDTSRASISGHSMGGHGALTIYLKNLDKYKSVSAFAPIVNPANCPWGQKAFSNYLGGI is encoded by the exons atggagacgAAGCCGAATGAGATCAGCCGCTCGAAGATGTTCGGAGGGTACAACAAGAGGTACAAGCATTTCAGCCTTACGCTCGGCTGCTCCATGACCTTCCACATCTActttcctccttctccttccctttcccACCGATTCCCT GTACTTTACTGGCTCTCTGGCCTTACCTGCACAGATGAGAATTTTATAACTAAATCAGGAGCTCAATGTGTTGCCTCAAGTGAGGGTGTTGCTCTGATTGCCCCTGATACATCTCCAA GAGGCTTGTCTATAGAAGGAGAGGCGGATAGCTGGGATTTTGGTGTAG GTGCTAGATTTTATCTCAACGCTACTCAAGAGAAATGGAAGAACTGGCGCATGTACGACTATGTTGTCAAGGAGTTGCCACAGCTTCTGAATGAAATTTTTTCACAGCTTGATACATCGCGGGCATCTATATCTGGTCATTCTATGGGTGGGCACGGTGCTTTGACAATTTACCTGAAAAACCTGGATAAATATAAG TCGGTATCTGCCTTTGCACCCATTGTGAATCCTGCAAACTGTCCATGGGGCCAGAAAGCTTTCTCAAATTATCTAGGTG GAATATGA